A stretch of Solea senegalensis isolate Sse05_10M linkage group LG10, IFAPA_SoseM_1, whole genome shotgun sequence DNA encodes these proteins:
- the arih1 gene encoding E3 ubiquitin-protein ligase arih1 isoform X1, which yields MDSDEGYNYEYDDEEEECSEDSAEEEPDDDTLELGEVELVDPVVAVGERDECADTGGGSHGPGEEEEEDYRFEVLTAEQILQHMVECIREVNEVIQNPATITRILLSHFNWDKEKLMERYFDGNLDKLFSECHVINPSKKSRIRTPINTRSSAQDMPCQICYLNFPNSYFTGLECGHKFCMQCWGDYLTTKIIEEGMGQTISCPAHSCDILVDDNTVMRLITDSKVKLKYQHLITNSFVECNRLLKWCPAPDCHHVVKVQYPDAKPVRCKCGRQFCFNCGENWHDPVKCKWLRKWIKKCDDDSETSNWIAANTKECPKCHVTIEKDGGCNHMVCRNQNCKAEFCWVCLGPWEPHGSAWYNCNRYNEDDAKAARDAQEVRSRAALQRYLFYCNRYMNHMQSLRFEHKLYAQVKQKMEEMQQHNMSWIEVQFLKKAVDVLCQCRSTLMFTYVFAFYLKKNNQSIIFENNQADLENATEVLSGYLERDISQDSLQDIKQKVQDKYRYCESRRRVLLQHVHEGYEKDLWEYIED from the exons ATGGACTCAGACGAAGGATATAACTATGAATATGACGACGAAGAGGAGGAATGTAGCGAGGATAGCGCCGAAGAGGAGCCCGACGACGACACCCTGGAGCTCGGTGAGGTGGAGTTGGTCGATCCCGTGGTGGCCGTTGGAGAGCGAGACGAGTGCGCCGACACTGGCGGGGGTAGCCACGGTcccggggaggaggaggaagaggactaCCGATTTGAGGTTTTAACTGCCGAGCAAATCCTCCAGCATATGGTGGAGTGTATCAGGGAGGTCAACGAGGTCATCCAG AATCCTGCAACAATAACACGCATCCTTCTCAGTCACTTCAACTGGGATAAAGAAAAACTTATGGAAAG ATATTTTGACGGTAATCTGGACAAGCTTTTCTCTGAGTGTCATGTCATTAATCCCAGTAAGAAGTCTAGGATCCGTACTCCAATAAACACTAGGTCATCGGCACAGGACATGCCGTGTCAGATCTGCTATTTGAACTTCCCCAACTCT TATTTTACAGGCCTGGAGTGTGGACACAAGTTCTGCATGCAGTGCTGGGGAGATTATCTGACCACCAAAATCATAGAAGAAGGAATGGGACAG ACAATTTCTTGTCCCGCTCATAGTTGTGACATTTTGGTTGACGACAACACAGTCAT GCGCCTCATAACAGATTCAAAAGTGAAGTTGAAGTACCAGCATTTAATTACAAATAGTTTTGTAGAG TGCAATCGACTGTTAAAGTGGTGCCCAGCACCAGACTGCCATCATGTTGTCAAAGTCCAATACCCAGATGCCAAGCCAGTGAGGTGCAAGTGTGGCCGTCAGTTCTG TTTCAACTGTGGAGAGAATTGGCATGATCCTGTTAAGTGTAAG TGGCTGAGAAAATGGATAAAGAAATGTGACGATGACAGTGAAACTTCAAACTGGATTGCAGCAAATACGAAG GAGTGTCCAAAATGCCATGTGACCATTGAGAAAGATGGTGGCTGCAATCATATGGTCTGTCGAAACCAGAACTGCAAAGCAGAGTTCTGCTGGGTCTGTCTTGGTCCATGGGAGCCCCACGGCTCAGCCTG GTACAACTGCAATCGCTACAATGAAGATGATGCCAAGGCAGCCAGAGATGCCCAAGAGGTA CGCTCCAGGGCCGCCTTGCAGAGGTACCTGTTCTACTGCAACCGCTACATGAACCACATGCAGAGCCTGCGCTTTGAGCACAAGCTCTACGCTCAGGTCAagcagaagatggaggagatgcAGCAGCACAACATGTCCTGGATTGAGGTGCAGTTTCTGAAGAAGGCTGTGGATGTGCTGTGCCAGTGCCGCTCCACGCTCATGTTCACTTATGTCTTTGCCTTCTACCTCAAGAAGAACAACCAGTCCATTATTTTTGAG AACAACCAGGCAGACCTGGAAAATGCCACAGAGGTGCTGTCTGGCTACCTAGAGCGGGACATATCCCAGGATTCCTTGCAGGATATCAAGCAGAAAGTTCAAGATAAGTACAG ATACTGCGAGAGCAGGCGAAGAGTGCTGCTACAGCACGTGCATGAAGGCTATGAGAAGGACCTGTGGGAGTACATTGAGGATTGA
- the arih1 gene encoding E3 ubiquitin-protein ligase arih1 isoform X2 codes for MDSDEGYNYEYDDEEEECSEDSAEEEPDDDTLELGEVELVDPVVAVGERDECADTGGGSHGPGEEEEEDYRFEVLTAEQILQHMVECIREVNEVIQNPATITRILLSHFNWDKEKLMERYFDGNLDKLFSECHVINPSKKSRIRTPINTRSSAQDMPCQICYLNFPNSYFTGLECGHKFCMQCWGDYLTTKIIEEGMGQTISCPAHSCDILVDDNTVMRLITDSKVKLKYQHLITNSFVECNRLLKWCPAPDCHHVVKVQYPDAKPVRCKCGRQFCFNCGENWHDPVKCKWLRKWIKKCDDDSETSNWIAANTKECPKCHVTIEKDGGCNHMVCRNQNCKAEFCWVCLGPWEPHGSAWYNCNRYNEDDAKAARDAQERSRAALQRYLFYCNRYMNHMQSLRFEHKLYAQVKQKMEEMQQHNMSWIEVQFLKKAVDVLCQCRSTLMFTYVFAFYLKKNNQSIIFENNQADLENATEVLSGYLERDISQDSLQDIKQKVQDKYRYCESRRRVLLQHVHEGYEKDLWEYIED; via the exons ATGGACTCAGACGAAGGATATAACTATGAATATGACGACGAAGAGGAGGAATGTAGCGAGGATAGCGCCGAAGAGGAGCCCGACGACGACACCCTGGAGCTCGGTGAGGTGGAGTTGGTCGATCCCGTGGTGGCCGTTGGAGAGCGAGACGAGTGCGCCGACACTGGCGGGGGTAGCCACGGTcccggggaggaggaggaagaggactaCCGATTTGAGGTTTTAACTGCCGAGCAAATCCTCCAGCATATGGTGGAGTGTATCAGGGAGGTCAACGAGGTCATCCAG AATCCTGCAACAATAACACGCATCCTTCTCAGTCACTTCAACTGGGATAAAGAAAAACTTATGGAAAG ATATTTTGACGGTAATCTGGACAAGCTTTTCTCTGAGTGTCATGTCATTAATCCCAGTAAGAAGTCTAGGATCCGTACTCCAATAAACACTAGGTCATCGGCACAGGACATGCCGTGTCAGATCTGCTATTTGAACTTCCCCAACTCT TATTTTACAGGCCTGGAGTGTGGACACAAGTTCTGCATGCAGTGCTGGGGAGATTATCTGACCACCAAAATCATAGAAGAAGGAATGGGACAG ACAATTTCTTGTCCCGCTCATAGTTGTGACATTTTGGTTGACGACAACACAGTCAT GCGCCTCATAACAGATTCAAAAGTGAAGTTGAAGTACCAGCATTTAATTACAAATAGTTTTGTAGAG TGCAATCGACTGTTAAAGTGGTGCCCAGCACCAGACTGCCATCATGTTGTCAAAGTCCAATACCCAGATGCCAAGCCAGTGAGGTGCAAGTGTGGCCGTCAGTTCTG TTTCAACTGTGGAGAGAATTGGCATGATCCTGTTAAGTGTAAG TGGCTGAGAAAATGGATAAAGAAATGTGACGATGACAGTGAAACTTCAAACTGGATTGCAGCAAATACGAAG GAGTGTCCAAAATGCCATGTGACCATTGAGAAAGATGGTGGCTGCAATCATATGGTCTGTCGAAACCAGAACTGCAAAGCAGAGTTCTGCTGGGTCTGTCTTGGTCCATGGGAGCCCCACGGCTCAGCCTG GTACAACTGCAATCGCTACAATGAAGATGATGCCAAGGCAGCCAGAGATGCCCAAGAG CGCTCCAGGGCCGCCTTGCAGAGGTACCTGTTCTACTGCAACCGCTACATGAACCACATGCAGAGCCTGCGCTTTGAGCACAAGCTCTACGCTCAGGTCAagcagaagatggaggagatgcAGCAGCACAACATGTCCTGGATTGAGGTGCAGTTTCTGAAGAAGGCTGTGGATGTGCTGTGCCAGTGCCGCTCCACGCTCATGTTCACTTATGTCTTTGCCTTCTACCTCAAGAAGAACAACCAGTCCATTATTTTTGAG AACAACCAGGCAGACCTGGAAAATGCCACAGAGGTGCTGTCTGGCTACCTAGAGCGGGACATATCCCAGGATTCCTTGCAGGATATCAAGCAGAAAGTTCAAGATAAGTACAG ATACTGCGAGAGCAGGCGAAGAGTGCTGCTACAGCACGTGCATGAAGGCTATGAGAAGGACCTGTGGGAGTACATTGAGGATTGA